One Halichoerus grypus chromosome 1, mHalGry1.hap1.1, whole genome shotgun sequence genomic region harbors:
- the CSTA gene encoding cystatin-A produces MIPGGLTEAKPATPEIQEIVNKVKPQLEEKTNESYQEFEAVEYKTQVVAGINYYIKVRVGDNSYIHMKVFKSLPQPNPTLTLTGYQTDKSKDDEITGF; encoded by the exons ATGATACCTGGAGGCTTAACTGAAGCCAAACCTGCCACTCCAGAAATCCAGGAGATTGTTAACAAG GTTAAACCTCAgcttgaagaaaaaacaaatgagagtTACCAAGAATTTGAAGCTGTAGAGTATAAAACTCAAGTGGTTGCTGGAATAAATTACTACATTAAG gtGCGAGTAGGTGATAATAGTTATATTCACATGAAAGTATTCAAAAGCCTTCCTCAACCAAATCCAACTTTGACACTTACTGGTTACCAGACTGACAAAAGCAAGGACGATGAGATCACAGGCTTTTAG